In Streptomyces hawaiiensis, one genomic interval encodes:
- a CDS encoding HNH endonuclease family protein, with protein MPRFYARRRLTMAAAATALISAVSLFNAPTASAALPTPVSAATARTYLASLTVATEDRTGYNRDLFPHWITQSGACNTREVVLKRDGSNVQQNSSCAATSGSWYSVYDGATWSAASDVDIDHLIPLAEAWDSGADSWTTSRRQSFANDLTRPQLIAVTDNVNQAKGDQDPATWMPSRTAYRCTYVRAWVQVKYYYGLSVDSAEKSALQNYLASC; from the coding sequence ATGCCCAGGTTCTACGCGCGTCGACGGCTGACCATGGCCGCGGCGGCCACCGCGCTCATATCCGCCGTGTCCCTCTTCAACGCCCCCACGGCCTCCGCCGCCCTCCCCACCCCCGTGAGCGCAGCCACCGCCCGCACCTACCTCGCCTCGCTCACCGTGGCGACCGAGGACCGCACCGGCTACAACCGCGACCTCTTCCCGCACTGGATCACCCAGTCCGGCGCCTGCAACACCCGCGAGGTCGTCCTCAAGCGCGACGGCTCGAACGTCCAGCAGAACTCCTCCTGCGCCGCCACCAGCGGCAGCTGGTACTCCGTCTACGACGGCGCGACCTGGTCCGCCGCCTCCGACGTCGACATCGACCACCTGATCCCGCTGGCCGAGGCCTGGGACTCCGGCGCCGACTCCTGGACGACGTCCCGCCGCCAGTCGTTCGCCAACGACCTGACCCGCCCGCAGCTCATCGCGGTCACCGACAACGTCAACCAGGCCAAGGGCGACCAGGACCCGGCCACCTGGATGCCCTCCCGGACGGCGTACCGCTGCACCTACGTCCGCGCCTGGGTCCAGGTGAAGTACTACTACGGCCTCTCGGTCGACTCGGCCGAGAAGTCCGCGCTGCAGAACTACCTGGCGAGCTGCTGA
- a CDS encoding alkaline phosphatase D family protein, whose product MSALRLGPLLRYTDGSSATVWVETSRPCTAEVRCADGAGGTAHSFQIAGHHYALVPVTGLTAGTSTTYEVLLDDTRVWPLPGSPFPPSAIHAPGPEGDLNVAFGSCRWASPPAGGDDPVGPDALDALATRLAADPEGERPHVLLLLGDQVYADETSDDTQRWLAGRRDLKEAPGSGVADYEEYTHLYYESWLDPRIRWLLSTVPSFMIFDDHDVIDDWNTSAAWLADMRSTGWWRERLLSGLMSYWVHQHLGNLSLEELAADPVYEAVREAPDGTDVLRAFAARADADATTVRWSYRRDFGRVRLVMVDSRAARVLAEDERAMLDPGEDAWLREQVRDTPEAYDHLLIGTSLPWLLPHLVHDAEGWNAALCGGERGARWARFGEKVRRAADLEHWSAFPESFAGLAELIAEAGSGHHAPATVCVLSGDVHHAYIAEPSWPGPGPDARVVQLVCSPVHNSVPLSMRLAFRIGWSAMARGIGRGLARHGRLPQPPVSWRKTGGPWFGNQLMTLTLRGRSARLRLEHAKARQGTGPLLTTLLDSELAP is encoded by the coding sequence ATGAGCGCACTGCGCCTCGGACCGCTGCTGAGGTACACCGACGGCTCGTCCGCGACCGTGTGGGTCGAGACGAGCCGTCCGTGCACCGCCGAGGTGCGCTGCGCCGACGGCGCCGGCGGCACGGCCCACAGCTTCCAGATCGCGGGCCACCACTACGCGCTGGTCCCGGTGACCGGCCTCACGGCCGGTACTTCCACGACGTACGAGGTGCTGCTCGACGACACCCGGGTGTGGCCGCTGCCGGGATCCCCCTTCCCGCCCTCGGCGATCCACGCGCCGGGCCCCGAGGGCGACCTCAACGTCGCCTTCGGCTCCTGCCGTTGGGCCTCCCCGCCGGCGGGCGGGGACGACCCCGTCGGCCCGGACGCCCTGGACGCCCTCGCCACCCGCCTCGCGGCCGACCCCGAGGGCGAGCGGCCGCACGTCCTGCTGCTGCTCGGCGACCAGGTGTACGCCGACGAGACCTCCGACGACACGCAGCGCTGGCTGGCGGGCCGCCGCGACCTGAAGGAAGCACCGGGCAGCGGGGTCGCCGACTACGAGGAGTACACGCACCTCTACTACGAGTCGTGGCTCGACCCGCGCATCCGCTGGCTGCTGTCCACCGTGCCCAGTTTCATGATCTTCGACGACCACGACGTCATCGACGACTGGAACACCTCCGCCGCCTGGCTCGCCGACATGCGCTCCACCGGCTGGTGGCGGGAGCGGCTGCTGAGCGGCCTGATGTCGTACTGGGTCCACCAGCACCTCGGCAACCTCTCCCTGGAGGAGCTCGCGGCCGACCCGGTGTACGAGGCGGTCCGCGAGGCCCCCGACGGGACCGACGTGCTGCGCGCCTTCGCCGCCCGGGCCGACGCCGACGCGACCACGGTCCGCTGGAGCTACCGGCGCGACTTCGGGCGGGTCCGCCTGGTGATGGTGGACAGCCGGGCCGCCCGGGTCCTCGCCGAGGACGAGCGCGCGATGCTCGACCCGGGCGAGGACGCCTGGCTGCGCGAGCAGGTGCGGGACACGCCCGAGGCCTACGACCACCTCCTCATCGGCACCTCACTGCCCTGGCTGCTGCCGCATCTGGTGCACGACGCCGAGGGGTGGAACGCGGCGCTGTGCGGCGGCGAACGGGGCGCCCGCTGGGCGCGGTTCGGGGAGAAGGTGCGGCGCGCCGCCGACCTGGAGCACTGGTCGGCGTTCCCCGAGTCCTTCGCGGGGCTGGCGGAGCTGATCGCCGAGGCGGGCTCGGGGCACCACGCGCCGGCGACGGTGTGCGTGCTGTCCGGGGATGTGCACCACGCCTACATCGCCGAGCCCTCGTGGCCCGGCCCGGGCCCGGACGCCCGGGTGGTGCAGCTCGTCTGCTCCCCCGTCCACAACTCGGTCCCGCTGTCGATGCGGCTGGCCTTCCGCATCGGCTGGAGCGCGATGGCACGGGGCATCGGCCGCGGCCTCGCCCGGCACGGCCGTCTCCCGCAGCCGCCGGTCAGCTGGCGCAAGACGGGCGGCCCCTGGTTCGGCAACCAGCTCATGACCCTGACCCTGCGTGGCCGCTCGGCCCGGCTGCGACTGGAGCACGCCAAGGCCCGCCAGGGCACGGGTCCGCTGCTGACGACCCTCCTGGACTCGGAGCTTGCCCCGTAA